A region from the Rhodamnia argentea isolate NSW1041297 chromosome 7, ASM2092103v1, whole genome shotgun sequence genome encodes:
- the LOC115732292 gene encoding receptor-like protein 7, with translation MAPSSCFYMSIHLLFLYSSSQLISAHNLSPSAKALCPEDEMSALLLFKDRYEIANVSIGPLAHPKTLSWNNSRDCCSWDGIECDENTGHVIVLDLGSSFLYGPIDNNSTLFQLAHLEKLNLSNNHFNYSQIPSRVGELSRLTHLDLSASVYSRQVPSEIFKLTRLVYLDLCCNLHPNTSTNLLEMKAPGLRSLAQNLTSLEELLLGHVNMSSEVPNTLANLSSLRRLNMDACKLHGVFPSAVFNLPKLRHLGVGSNKALTGRLPDFNSTSPLEELRLPVTSFSGELPASIGNLHSLQILNLNSWSLPAMVEILPFSSYLYVSGCQFSGSLPASIGNLPSLTYLDIGGCKFSGSIPASFANLSNLEYLDVNMNPFTAQSISSLSWVWKNKKLTTLILEKINLYGKIPPSIGNLSQLVELSFVHNQLSGAIPSQLMNLTQLTSLYLRINQLSGSIPSWLMNMTGLAVLDLAANKFHGEIPSSISQLQNLQFLVVVENNLSGTVELDNFLKLKQLKVLILSFNRLSCRTSSGNVNLPQLFVLGLAACNLSEFPAFLQNQERMNFLDLSDNNIRGEVPFWVSNGSFNYLEYLNLSHNFLTGLHQYYPIFPLSMHRLDLSHNMLKGPPPEAPPYVMYYIVSNNSLTGALPPWICNLRTAITLDLSSNDLTGELPVCLGNIGKSLMILNLKGNHFNGSIPELLVRGMQLTMLDLSGNQLQGKLPRSLANCTMLEFINFANNFIVDTFPSWLGSLPELHVLILRSNKFHGDIERSQSSPMFLKLRILDLSINAFVGKLPVEFFQSWNASKSEMGNFTYMQRNLRPTSYLVFTDYGSYDFSMTVIYKGLELYYPKISEVFQVIDLSSNFFEGEIPSAIGDLKGMQGLNLSNNFLSGHIPSSLGNLTALESLDLSRNKLSGQIPEKLTELGFLSFLNVSYNNLTGSVPRGKQFDTFSNDSFEGNSGLCGEFIYRKCQDSWDKSGQPSTHPEEDRGSPIELDWKIVFMGYGSGLVIGVVIGNAFISWKHVWFEGNARRRRRPSQRQHRLGRNSWSSKFFNLCRD, from the coding sequence ATGGCTCCCTCGTCGTGCTTCTACATGTCCATACACTTGCTTTTCTTGTACTCGTCGTCTCAGCTGATTAGCGCGCACAACCTCTCCCCTTCTGCAAAAGCTCTGTGTCCCGAGGACGAAATGTCTGCCCTGCTGCTATTTAAAGACAGATACGAAATAGCCAATGTTTCCATTGGTCCCCTCGCTCATCCCAAGACTCTATCCTGGAATAACAGTCGGGATTGCTGCTCCTGGGATGGAATCGAGTGCGACGAGAATACGGGCCATGTCATTGTTCTCGACCTGGGAAGTAGTTTTCTCTATGGTCCTATCGACAACAACAGTACCCTCTTCCAGCTTGCTCATCTTGAAAAGCTCAATCTCAGCAACAATCACTTCAACTACTCTCAAATACCATCCCGAGTTGGAGAATTGTCGAGGTTGACTCATCTCGACCTCTCTGCTTCCGTTTATTCCCGCCAGGTCCCGTCAGAAATCTTCAAGCTAACAAGGTTGGTGTACCTCGACCTGTGTTGCAATCTGCATCCAAATACTTCCACAAATTTGTTGGAGATGAAAGCACCAGGCTTGAGAAGCCTAGCTCAAAATCTGACTAGCCTGGAAGAACTTCTCCTAGGTCACGTCAACATGTCGTCCGAAGTGCCCAATACTCTGGCAAATCTGTCTTCCCTGAGAAGGCTGAACATGGATGCGTGCAAGCTGCACGGCGTATTTCCGTCTGCCGTTTTCAATTTACCGAAGCTACGACATCTCGGGGTGGGTTCCAATAAAGCTCTCACAGGACGATTGCCTGACTTCAACTCGACTAGTCCTCTTGAAGAGCTGCGACTGCCAGTCACGAGCTTTTCTGGGGAGCTACCTGCTTCAATCGGTAATCTCCACTCCTTGCAGATACTGAATCTTAACTCATGGTCGCTGCCCGCGATGGTCGAAATACTTCCTTTCTCAAGCTATCTCTATGTAAGTGGTTGCCAATTCTCAGGGTCACTGCCCGCATCAATCGGAAACCTTCCTTCCTTGACTTATCTCGACATAGGTGGTTGCAAATTCTCAGGATCCATCCCGGCTTCATTTGCTAATCTTAGCAACCTCGAATACCTAGATGTCAATATGAACCCATTCACTGCCCAATCCATTTCCTCTTTGTCTTGGGTTTGGAAGAATAAAAAGCTTACCACTTTGATACTCGAGAAGATCAATTTATATGGCAAGATCCCACCTTCAATCGGAAACTTATCTCAACTTGTGGAGTTAAGCTTTGTACACAACCAATTAAGTGGTGCCATCCCATCTCAACTCATGAACCTCACTCAACTGACTAGTTTGTACCTCCGAATCAATCAATTATCGGGTTCGATACCGTCTTGGCTTATGAACATGACTGGACTTGCTGTGCTTGACCTTGCGGCCAATAAATTCCACGGCGAAATACCTTCATCAATCTCTCAGCTCCAAAATCTCCAGTTCCTAGTCGTTGTAGAAAACAACTTAAGCGGTACTGTTGAGCTAGACAACTTTCTCAAGCTCAAACAATTGAAAGTGCTGATACTATCATTTAATAGGCTATCATGCCGCACGAGTAGTGGGAATGTCAATCTGCCTCAGCTTTTTGTCCTAGGACTGGCTGCATGCAATTTGAGCGAGTTTCCGGCATTCTTACAAAACCAAGAGCGTATGAATTTTTTGGACCTGTCCGATAACAACATTAGGGGAGAAGTACCCTTTTGGGTGTCGAATGGCAGCTTTAACTACCTGGAGTACCTGAATCTCTCTCACAACTTCTTAACTGGCCTTCATCAATATTACCCGATCTTTCCTTTAAGTATGCACAGGCTGGACCTCTCTCACAACATGTTGAAAGGACCACCCCCTGAAGCACCGCCGTACGTAATGTACTATATAGTATCTAACAACAGCCTGACGGGAGCATTGCCACCATGGATCTGCAATTTGAGAACAGCAATCACACTAGACTTGTCCTCTAACGATTTGACTGGTGAGCTTCCGGTTTGTTTGGGCAATATCGGCAAATCTCTCATGATATTGAACCTAAAAGGCAACCATTTCAACGGAAGCATCCCTGAGCTATTGGTGAGGGGAATGCAACTGACGATGCTTGATTTGAGTGGCAACCAGTTGCAAGGCAAGTTACCGAGGTCCTTGGCCAATTGCACAATGCTCGAGTTCATCAACTTTGCAAACAATTTCATCGTGGACACCTTCCCGTCATGGTTGGGATCTCTACCGGAGCTTCACGTCCTTATTTTGCGATCCAATAAATTCCACGGTGACATAGAGAGATCCCAATCTAGTCCCATGTTTCTTAAGTTGCGGATACTTGACCTCTCTATTAATGCGTTTGTCGGTAAGTTGCCCGTGGAATTTTTTCAGTCTTGGAATGCCAGTAAATCCGAGATGGGAAACTTTACATACATGCAAAGAAACCTACGGCCGACATCGTACCTTGTGTTCACCGACTATGGTAGTTACGATTTCTCCATGACAGTGATTTACAAAGGGCTTGAATTGTATTACCCAAAGATATCGGAAGTCTTCCAGGTCATTGACCTCTCCAGCAATTTTTTCGAAGGAGAGATCCCGAGTGCCATAGGTGATCTCAAGGGAATGCAGGGACTGAACCtttccaacaattttctcagTGGTCACATCCCATCGTCATTAGGGAATCTCACAGCACTTGAGTCATTGGACCTTTCTCGAAACAAACTCTCGGGACAAATCCCCGAGAAGCTAACAGAGCTCGGATTCCTTTCTTTCCTGAACGTGTCTTACAACAATCTAACCGGGTCTGTGCCAAGAGGGAAACAGTTCGATACATTTTCGAACGATTCTTTTGAAGGGAACTCGGGACTGTGTGGGGAATTCATATACAGGAAATGTCAAGATTCATGGGATAAGTCAGGACAACCTTCAACACACCCAGAAGAAGACCGAGGATCGCCAATTGAACTCGATTGGAAAATTGTTTTTATGGGGTATGGGAGCGGCTTAGTGATTGGAGTGGTCATCGGAAATGCATTCATCTCCTGGAAACATGTTTGGTTTGAAGGAAATGCAAGGAGAAGGCGACGGCCTAGTCAGAGGCAACATAGGTTGGGTAGGAACTCCTGGTCAAGCAAGTTTTTCAATCTCTGCAGAGATTAG